CACTACTGTGTTGCATTGATGTCGAATGTGACAAATCTCGTAAACACTACATATTGTCGCAATTTAAATCCAATGCGATGAACGTGACAACATCACCATTGTCGCATTAGGTTGCAGTGGGGCAATGCGACAGATGCGACAAGTGTTGGAAATGCAGATATCGATTGCATTATGAGATTTTCAACAAAATACAGAGTTTCAATGAGTTGTAGGGTTTTGAAATGCATGAAACTAAATTATTTTCATTTGAATTTGACATATACATCTTATATACATCATCTTACACATTTTATATTGTATTGAAATTAGAATGTAGGTAAAATCCAACACAAGATTTATATGAATTTGAATTGGATTGTTGGATAAACAAAGTTTTAGCTCTTGAATTGGATTGTAAATTGTCgtagaaaatgaaaagaaagaaaaaatagaaaaaatgggaaaaaagaaaagatatgaAGCGTGGATATCTCAATCGTCTATGAAGGAGAGGAGAATGAAAAAAGATAAGGGTATTTTaatccaaattaaaaaaaaataaatatctaaaTTGGTAAGAACTTTAACAActgtatttaatatataaatgagcTTTCGAATAGTTTCGGGTTACTTTGAATTCATCTgtataaatataaaagaaaagtttactacttttttttataagctaaaaatgaaatattactattACTTTTATATCCACAATAGAAATTGAGTTTCTCTATTTGACGGTCAACAATTATTGCATCTAGATAAGGAATATAATTTTCCATCCCTAAATCGTATGACTTatatacttttatttatttttaggaaagCCAAATGGAGATATGGGAAAGAAGCAGGTGTGTTCTAGCTTGACACCTATTCTTTGTTTTCAAACAGCTGTCgcttttgttattattattaggagTAAACTTATCTAAGCTTATCAAATAtttacttcattttttttcaactCACTTATTCATTATGGATTTCtttaaaataatcattaattccTTATAGTTAACTATTGCCTTCCTATATTTTCTAAAATGTtgtcttcaaaaaaaaaaatatatatatattttctaaaaTGTTGTACgtttaatttgtttaaacttttttttctcttattATAAAGTTAAACAAATCGCTCTAAACAAATTTAAaagattaataataatatactttATAAGTCATAAGATCAATCAGTTTTTAAATTTATGACAAGAAGTATAACGGAATGTATATCTTCAATCCAAAACTAGAGAAAATCTAGAGGTATTAAGGAGCTTACTAAAACaaatctatatattttttttggtaggaaatgaaaaaaaaacaaataaagccGTTTAACTTGGGATCAGCAAAGCTGTCCTCATCAAATCATCCAAAATCAGGGACGGAACGAATAatggaggagaagaaaaggttgAGAGGCCCAATAATCTTATATGACTTTCAACTGCGAGACGGTCCGCAACCCGATTTTGTTCTCTATAAATATGACCGAAGCTAATAagatcaaaggaagagcaagaGAGGGGTGTTGTAACGAGGTGAGATAAACttctgcgattttaataggatgaaaaagtccattttatccctcaaattaatgttatgtagtttaaataaggttaaaataataaaatatattattttatccatatttttatcccacataccaaatattgaataataattttcgactattatatttttattcttatttcaATCATTTATGTTTATCCCTATCctaacatttatttttatttatattttaatagaatatcaaacgcttcgTAGGAGCATCTCGAATAGATATAATTAGAAAAGTGATTGGTAATATAATATTAGCTTTGGCAATTTTAAATAGTGTTATTTATTGGAATGATGATGAGtatttaaaaattttcaaataaattacTATTTCTTTTTTACAATCTTCTATTAAGAttgtttgttttttaatataaaaagtgatttatttatttacttgatttatttttattataaaaataaattatatataaaataataatttacgaagttataatattaattttttagtaGAAGTTATAAAAGTAATGTAAGGCggttagaaaataaaatattatattttaatatgatttattaattttaagcAATTTTGATAGCAATCTATTGGAATGGTCTACGATAATATGcatcaaattttttaatttttaattataaaaagcttttgattcaaaaaacacattaaaattttttatttaagagATAAAAtgtcaaatttataaataaaagtatTAAAGATTTTTTatcttgaaaaaaaaatattgaagatttttttatataatttatgtatTCACCGTTCAAAGATTGTATTGAAAtacaaattatttaataaattaaaattgattgaatataattattataaaaagcaaaaatgaactatttaatttttgttcgtAGTTTCCCAATAAAAATTAACAGAATGAAGATGCATTTGGTTATGAAAAGAAGATACATTTGCTTCTTCCATTCGGCATTTCTAAGATATATGCGATTATCAATCTGATTAAGAAAAGGAAATTTCCTCTCTCATTCAGAATTCAGATTCCTGTTTAACCGATCTACCTCTTCAATAATAAAgatctttttgtttgtttgtttgtttgaaaAAAGGCATTCTCTTtcttcatttcatttcatttcaagTCTTCTCCGTCTCTCTTGAATGGTCATCACCTAATAATTCATTCTCTGTTTTCTCTAGGATATTCCCCTCTTGCCTCTTCTGATTTCACCTAGACACGGATTGGATTTGATTTCATTTGATTTTCCCTCCTTTTACAAATTaggtttctttctttctcttctttgatTGATGTTTGTCTAAATTTTTCCAATATGAAGAGGGGTAAATCGGAAACCAGGTTGGATAAAGTCGATATGTTTGTATCTTTAAGCAGGCAAAGATCGATTCAAATCCTAATTGGTCTAGGTATTTTGTATGTAATCCTTGTAACTTTTGAATTACCCCTTGTGTTCAATGCTGGTTTTGGTGCTTTGTCTCAAGAAACCCTGGTTCGCCCTTCTATTCTTCAAAGCGAGGAGAATTTGCAGGCTAGGCATGCCCCGACTCGTCCCCTTCCTCGGGTTTCTCACAGCTCCGACCAACCATCTCCCCTACTCAAACGCGAGAGGCCTCCTGTCAAGGTTTTGTCAGGTTTAGATTTTGACCCTGAATCATTTGATCCCACTAAAAAAGATGGTTCCGTGGAGCTGCACAAGAGTGCTAAGACTGCTTGGGAGGTCGGAAGGAAGCTGTGGGATGGGATGGAATCCGGTAAAATTCAGGTTTTGAAGCTTAATTCGTCAGACAACAAATCCGATTCGTGCCCGAATTCGGTTACTCTACGCGGGTCGGAGTTTGTGAAACGGGGGAGGATGGTGGAGTTACCTTGTGGGCTGACATTGGGATCACACATAACGGTGGTGGGGAAGCCAAGGGGGGCTCACGCCGAGGAAGAGCCAAAGATTGCGCTGGCGAGAGGTAAGGGAGAACAAGTGATGGTTACTCAGTTTATGATGGAGCTTCAGGGTTTGAAAACTGTCGATGGTGAAGACCCGCCTAGGATTCTGCATTTCAATCCCAGGTTGAAGGGGGATTGGAGCGGGAAGCCCGTGATTGAGCAGAATACTTGTTACAGGATGCACTGGGGGAATGCTATGCGCTGCGAAGGCTGGAAGTCTAAGGCTGATGAGGAGACAGGTTAGTGTTTAGTTCCATATTGTTTTGCTAATAATTTCTTCTGCAATCGTGTTTTCAGACCTGTCTAATTTTGTGTTAATTAGCCTAGTAATAGAGATGGATTTAAGTACAGGTTTTCCTTGTTGATAGGTGAAGGAAGTCTTGAATGATGATAGGATAATAACATGTGAACATTGCATATTGGCTAGCTAGATAGAATGGGATTCTAATAATACAAACAGGAGATGTATTACAAAGTTGAAGCAGAACTGCTTGTCAGACTTTATATTGCCGAATCAGATTTAAAACAGGGGCTGGAACATGCAGCTTTTTCTGAAAGTTGTAAATTGAAATGGTTTTCTATGTTATTCTTCGAGGAAGAGGAATTATCAGGTCTTAATAGGGGTATATCAGCTCCTTTTCTGTCCTTGTTTGTTATACTGATAATTCCAAGTTGTCTCGTTTTGAATGCTTTATCTGATAACTTTCTTCTAGACTCGAGTGAATGTTAGGCATGTGCATTTGAATTAGCAAGGATGAGTTGCATAGTAATAGTGTTGATTTGATTAATATGAAGGTTTTCTGTTATATTGTGTAATACATGCAGGGTTTGGATAgtctccttttttttctttttctctttctgtTTATCCTTTCTCATTGGTGAGAAATTGTTTATGTTGGTTGCAGTTGATGGGCAGGTTAAATGTGAGAAGTGGATTCGTGATGATGACAATGGCTCAGAGGAGTCAAAGGCGACTTGGTGGTTAAATCGGTTAATAGGCCGAACTAAAAAAGTGACTATTGACTGGCCATTTCCATTTTCAGAGAATAAGCTATTTGTTTTAACTCTCAGTGCTGGCTTGGAGGGTTATCATATTAGTGTCGATGGAAGGCATGTCACTTCTTTTCCTTATCGCACTGTGAGTGATATCCTGTCACCTGTATTCTCTCCATAATAGATGTGGGCACTTTGTAATATTGTTCAGTTATCCTGTCTTACAGGGCTTTACTCTTGAGGATGCCACTGGGCTAAGTGTGAACGGCGACATTGATGTTCATTCCGTATTTGCTGCTTCATTGCCCTCTGCGCACCCTAGTTTTGCTCCTCAAAGGCATTTAGAGATGTCTGAAAAATGGAGAGCGCCACCACTTCCTGAGGGACCTGCACAGCTTTTTATCGGTGTCCTTTCTGCTGGCAACCATTTTGCTGAGAGAATGGCtgtcaggaagagttggatgCAGGATAAGAATGTTCAATCTTCAAGTGTGGTAGCTCGTTTCTTTGTAGCACTGGTATGTTATGAATAACTGCAGTTTACATTGTGTTTTTCTAACATAGTGAAGCTACTTACCTTTGGATGCTTTGATAGAATGCAAGGAAAGAAGTGAATTTTGAGTTGAAGAAAGAGGCAGAATATTTTGGTGACATCGTTATTGTGCCTTATATGGACAACTATGATCTTGTTGTATTAAAGACTGTTGCTATCTGCGAATATGGGGTGAGTTGAGGAAAAGAAATTGCGAAGGAGAAAAATGTGACTTTAATTTTATGAAACTTATTTGGTTTGCCATTTGCCGCAGTTCCGCACTGTACGGGCCAAGTATATTATGAAGTGTGATGATGACACATTCATTAGAGTGGATGCAGTCATTGATGAAGCAAGAAAAATTCCCGAGGGAAGGAGTATGTACATTGGGAACATAAATTACTACCACAAGCCTTTGCGATATGGTAAATGGGCAGTGACATATGAGGTATGGACTTTCCCCAATTTTCATCCTCAGGAGTGCAAAATTTGATATGCTGCTTTAACTTTTAACCGTTGCCTCTGATTTCAAAAAAATTCCATTGCTTTGGACCATCCTCTTGGATTTCATGTGAGAATGCAACACCTGTTTGAAGTAACATCACTCGTGCTATATATTTTGTTATCAATTTCTATGGTATAGTTCTATGGCTCTTCTTTTTTCAAACAGAGAAAAAGAGCACAGTCAACACATTATATTCTAGGGTTACATCTCATCTTGATCAAGTTGGATGCGCTgtaatgataatatatatatatatcgctTACATGTTGCATAACTCTGATTTTGGGCTACAATTTTTGGACCCTGGCCTTGGTAAAATTTCTGAATCTGCTGTTGTTAGGCAAATCACCATTAAAAATTGGTACATCCAGGTTGtaaaatgatgatttttttgtaaagtTAAGTGAATTTATCTGCCGGAGCTTTACTTGTTAAGGGCTCAATTTTGATATTTTGTCCAGATCAGAGCCCAAATGTTTGAAATAAAAGACCAGGGGTAAAATCCGTGGCCAAAAATAAGGTtgtctttaattttattaatggaACAACAGTTAGAGAACAGAGAATTATGATTGTGTTAGTAGAACCTTACTGCTTCTTTGTGGAAGATATTATCTTTTGGATATCGCTCTTCGCGTTTAATATTCATAATTTTTGGTGGTTTCAGGAGTGGCCGGAAGAAGATTATCCACCTTATGCAAATGGGCCAGGCTATATCTTATCCAATGACATTGCCAAGTTCATTGTTGCAGAGTTTGAGAGACATAAATTAAGGGTAAGCAATAACATCCAccgaggaaaagaaaaagataagaTCGGGCTTGTTCAACTCTGATTTTAAGCATCATCTACTTTTTTTCCTTTTGCAGTTGTTCAAGATGGAAGATGTGAGCATGGGATTGTGGGTGGAGAAGTTTAACAGCTCGAAGACCGTGGAGTATGTACACAGCTTAAAGTTCTGCCAGTTTGGATGCATCGAAGGCTATTTTACGGCACATTATCAATCCCCGAGGCAGATGATCTGCCTGTGGGATAAATTGGAGAGACTGGGATTGCCACAGTGCTGCAACATGAGATGAGTGATATACTAATCTTGGTTTTTGCTGAAGAAACAAAGGGATGATGCTGCTAGTCGCAACGTACGGTGACTCAGAGAGTAATTGAACATCCAAAAAGATCCAAATCTTCACAACAGTTCGGTTATTGTATGAACAAATGTGAAGATGgggtagaagaagaagaaagaaacaagtTTTGCAGATGTAGCATTTGTATATTTGTATCAAGAAATTGATGTAGTTGTGTCCCAGGGTTAAGCATATTTCCACTTCTAATTcattcttttttccttttacttacTCCGGAGCTAGAAATATGATCAACAGTGCTAGATGAATTGCACAAGGGCAACAATCAAACAAATACCTGGgacctttttttttctatgctttctttttcctttttttcttttgttgtaatattttctcaatttttttgATTTTGGTTATAAGATATATTGTCCAACTTCATGCcataaataaatacaataaCACTGTATATTTCAATTTGGAGGCGTATCAATAACTTTATTTGCATATAAATCCATTTCCTATTTaggcttttattttttttattttttttgtgtgtgtggaTAGAAGATGAAACTTTTAGGTGCTGTTTGGCTCACAGAATAGAATATGTATTCTTTAAATTCTatgtttggttgatggaataAGATCATATGGAATTGTAAATGTTGTTTAGAAGACaactttatcctttttaaggaaaaatgtgaaaaacgataaaaaaaaatgcgaaaaaaatGACAAGGGTAAAAATGTAAAACTGTAATAATATTtgattaggatttttttttgtaatatttcataggcctaatacacaaataaccccctgaacttgtccaaatgttgcaactgcccccctcaactttcaattgtaacaacttaccccttaaacttgtctaattgtaaaatataacccctcaaacttgtccaattgtaaaatataaccccaaattgagaatttttttaccccgtacttgaagcaaccgtaaaaatgtTTCCCCGAATTCGTATCACGCtatgaaatcttcaatggagCTATTTCTCCACTTAAACACATTTTTACCCacataatatcccaaaactttgaatcaagaaatcactaaaaaacgaacagcaataacaaaaagaagaagaagaagttgaagaataagttgaagaattgatgatttggttacttaaatactgattttttggggtctaaagatctgattatcacattccATGAGCGTTTGCAGCTtgtgtatttcacgtgtttcttcaattgcagtccatgtcagcaatttggggttctgttttacaattgaacaagtttgaggggttatgttttacaattggataagtttgaggggtaagttgttacaattgaaagttggagggggcagttgtaacatttgaacaagttcagagggttatttatgtattaggcctatttcatataattttcaattttcattagATGAAACACGAGGACTTGGGCATTTAActatttatatttcatatttttatttttattgttttcaccTTCTAtaacttttcatttttttttaatcgtttttcatgttttttttttgcgtgaAACATGAaacaaattattttataaatataagaTGGTTAATTTTGGAatcaaaaaaatattagttataGAATAGATATTTCTAGGTTTAATTTAAGAGTCTTTATTCCACTAACTGTGGAATACAAATTCTAcatatatttcataaaaaaaaaaataatgaacaatACAAATTCTATGGAACagatatttcataaaaaaaaataatgaacaatGGTGGAACATAGATTCTCTAGCTATTTTATTCTAGTCTAAACATAACAACTATCCAGGCCAAATCAAAATCTATTACTACTAT
The DNA window shown above is from Euphorbia lathyris chromosome 1, ddEupLath1.1, whole genome shotgun sequence and carries:
- the LOC136231396 gene encoding hydroxyproline O-galactosyltransferase GALT6, which gives rise to MKRGKSETRLDKVDMFVSLSRQRSIQILIGLGILYVILVTFELPLVFNAGFGALSQETLVRPSILQSEENLQARHAPTRPLPRVSHSSDQPSPLLKRERPPVKVLSGLDFDPESFDPTKKDGSVELHKSAKTAWEVGRKLWDGMESGKIQVLKLNSSDNKSDSCPNSVTLRGSEFVKRGRMVELPCGLTLGSHITVVGKPRGAHAEEEPKIALARGKGEQVMVTQFMMELQGLKTVDGEDPPRILHFNPRLKGDWSGKPVIEQNTCYRMHWGNAMRCEGWKSKADEETVDGQVKCEKWIRDDDNGSEESKATWWLNRLIGRTKKVTIDWPFPFSENKLFVLTLSAGLEGYHISVDGRHVTSFPYRTGFTLEDATGLSVNGDIDVHSVFAASLPSAHPSFAPQRHLEMSEKWRAPPLPEGPAQLFIGVLSAGNHFAERMAVRKSWMQDKNVQSSSVVARFFVALNARKEVNFELKKEAEYFGDIVIVPYMDNYDLVVLKTVAICEYGFRTVRAKYIMKCDDDTFIRVDAVIDEARKIPEGRSMYIGNINYYHKPLRYGKWAVTYEEWPEEDYPPYANGPGYILSNDIAKFIVAEFERHKLRLFKMEDVSMGLWVEKFNSSKTVEYVHSLKFCQFGCIEGYFTAHYQSPRQMICLWDKLERLGLPQCCNMR